One window of the Triticum dicoccoides isolate Atlit2015 ecotype Zavitan chromosome 3B, WEW_v2.0, whole genome shotgun sequence genome contains the following:
- the LOC119280232 gene encoding uncharacterized protein LOC119280232, which translates to MNSTLENFAYRGEVFPLDIEFEDAELFAEVAAGTDVDMHDGGDDTGAPREQADEAAQEPNGSGPAAQEPENGAGMEQSPDSSLPHNSLRFGSFLPSSAPPRLWSDRVDSDDAFEHSLPVLDFGRSPRQSASFSARVVQEVEPQESPGRSRSSVSLRRGGASGQVATTPSHSSVSQQAAQVPVSSRGDISLGQEALEVRLAGASLVVGSPEVLGRRQGQVAPDPLVPTAVLQVERTAATASAGGVGLGQEALVPTPSGISTSPTRSPSPIPTPGAATQEEVIAFGGIRDPASEGRRTSSRLQDLPEVDDLQQRCAMRAAKLRDVESTTGYLPSNGSYPFLVATHSDGGQGAFGYCCYPMGDGSSGYIQPVWMAVV; encoded by the exons ATGAATTCTACTCTAGAGAATTTTGCATATAGAGGCGAGGTGTTTCCACTTGATATTGAGTTTGAGGATGCAGAGTTGTTTGCTGAGGTTGCTGCTGGCACTGACGTGGATATGCACGATGGGGGTGATGATACAGGTGCTCCCAGGGAGCAGGCGGATGAGGCAGCACAGGAGCCCAATGGATCGGGGCCTGCTGCTCAGGAGCCGGAGAACGGAGCCGGGATGGAGCAGTCCCCGGATTCGTCTTTGCCTCATAACTCACTGCGGTTTGGATCTTTTCTGCCGTCGTCGGCGCCTCCTCGTCTGTGGAGTGATCGGGTTGACTCTGACGATGCGTTCGAGCATTCGCTACCGGTCTTGGACTTTGGGCGGTCACCCCGGCAGTCGGCCAGCTTCAGTGCCCGTGTTGTTCAAGAGGTGGAGCCTCAGGAGTCGCCAGGGCGATCTAGGTCTTCGGTTTCCTTGCGGAGGGGAGGGGCGTCTGGGCAGGTGGCCACGACTCCCTCTCATTCTTCTGTTTCACAGCAGGCGGCGCAGGTACCTGTGTCCAGCCGGGGCGACATATctttggggcaggaggccctggagGTCCGTCTCGCGGGAGCCTCGTTGGTGGTGGGGTCGCCGGAGGTGCTAGGCAGGCGTCAGGGGCAGGTGGCCCCTGACCCTCTAGTACCGACGGCGGTCCTGCAGGTGGAGCGCACGGCTGCCACGGCGTCGGCTGGGGGGGTCGGACTAGGGCAGGAGGCCCTGGTGCCAACTCCGTCAGGCATCTCCACATCTCCTACGCGGTCCCCCTCTCCCATACCTACTCCGGGAGCCGCTACTCAGGAGGAGGTGATCGCGTTCGGAGGGATCCGAGACCCTGCTTCCGAGGGGAGGCGGACGAGCTCTCGTCTCCAGGACCTTCCGGAGGTTGATGATTTGCAGCAGAGGTGCGCTATGCGGGCGGCCAAGCTGCGTGATGTGGAGAGCACAACAG gttatcttccgagcaaCGGCTCTTATCCGttcctggtcgctactcactccgacggaggccagggagcttttggttactgctgctatccgatgggagatggtagctcgggatatattcagccggtttggatggcggtcgtgtaa